One genomic region from Euleptes europaea isolate rEulEur1 chromosome 6, rEulEur1.hap1, whole genome shotgun sequence encodes:
- the LOC130478928 gene encoding pepsin A-like: MKWLLLLGLVALSQCLVTKVPLKKGKSLRQSLKEHGLLEKFLEKHPYNLGSKYFPSQANANAAEPLENYMDIEYIGTIEIGTPAQQFVVLFDTGSSNLWVPSVYCSSQACSNHNRFNPQQSSTYQATSQSVSVTYGTGSMTGFLAYDTVQVGSIEVTNQIFGLSETEPGSFLYYSPFDGILGLAYPSISSSGATPVFDNMMSEGLVSQDLFSVYLSSDDQSGSFVMFGGIDSSYYSGSLNWIPLSSESYWQITVDSITMNGQAIACSGGCQAIVDTGTSMLAGPANGISNLQYYIGASQSSNGEYMVNCNSISSLPNIIFTINGIEFPLPPSAYVIQSQQGYCSSGFQSIDIPTASGELWILGDVFIRQYYCVFDRANNQVGMAPVA, encoded by the exons ATGAAGTGGCTTCTGCTTCTGGGCCTGGTGGCACTCTCTCAGTGCCTGGTGACCAA GGTTCCCCTAAAAAAGGGGAAATCCTTGAGGCAAAGCCTTAAAGAACATGGACTGCTGGAAAAATTCCTTGAGAAACATCCTTATAACTTGGGCTCAAAGTACTTCCCCAGCCAAGCCAATGCCAATGCTGCTGAGCCCTTGGAGAATTACATGGAT ATTGAATACATTGGCACCATCGAAATTGGTACTCCAGCACAGCAGTTTGTTGTCCTCTTTGACACTGGCTCCTCCAATTTGTGGGTCCCCTCTGTGTACTGCTCTAGTCAAGCTTGCT CCAACCACAACCGCTTCAACCCCCAGCAATCATCCACCTACCAGGCCACCAGCCAGAGTGTCTCTGTCACATATGGCACTGGGAGCATGACTGGATTCCTGGCATATGACACTGTCCAG GTGGGAAGCATTGAGGTGACCAACCAGATCTTTGGCCTGAGTGAGACAGAGCCAGGCTCCTTCCTTTATTACTCCCCCTTTGATGGCATCCTGGGTCTGGCTTATCCCAGCATCTCCTCTTCCGGAGCCACACCTGTTTTTGACAACATGATGAGTGAAGGCTTGGTGTCCCAGGATCTCTTTTCCGTCTACCTGAGCTC TGATGACCAGAGTGGGAGTTTTGTGATGTTTGGTGGTATTGACTCCTCTTACTATTCTGGGAGCCTCAACTGGATACCTCTTTCTTCTGAGTCCTACTGGCAGATTACTGTGGACAG CATCACCATGAATGGCCAGGCGATCGCTTGTTCCGGTGGCTGCCAAGCTATTGTTGATACTGGTACCTCCATGTTGGCTGGTCCTGCTAATGGCATTTCTAACCTTCAGTACTACATTGGTGCCAGCCAGTCCTCCAATGGTGAG TACATGGTCAATTGCAACTCCATAAGCAGCCTGCCTAACATCATCTTCACCATCAATGGCATTGAGTTCCCTCTGCCTCCCAGCGCCTATGTCATCCAG AGCCAACAAGGCTATTGCTCAAGTGGCTTCCAGAGCATTGACATCCCCACTGCCTCTGGTGAACTCTGGATCCTTGGAGACGTCTTCATCCGCCAGTACTACTGTGTCTTTGACAGAGCAAACAACCAGGTTGGCATGGCCCCAGTGGCATAA